In Oceanobacillus sp. FSL K6-2867, one DNA window encodes the following:
- a CDS encoding beta-glucoside-specific PTS transporter subunit IIABC: protein MKYEQLAKDIIDLVGGTENVNSVTHCVTRLRFRLKDHDKADKKALEDHEDVVTVRESSGQFQVVIGNHVPEVYKAVVTEGGFENEKQEDNNDEKDEKKKGPLSSFIDIISNIFLPVLPLLMATGIIKGFNSMFVALGWLENTSGTYQILNVIGDGFFTFLPIFLGYTAMKKFGGTPFLGMAIAAALVHPSLAAIGESEPFMTLFSGTVLESPVQVSFLGIPIILMSYTASVVPIILSTYFAAKVERWFASIIPQVVKSFIVPFLTLLIIVPLTFIIIGPIATWLAQSIGFAIQTGYEFVPLVAGIIVGGFWQVLVIFGVHWGIIPIYYNNLAVQGYDMLIAMTFAASFAQIGAVLAVWIRTKNKKLKRLSLPAFVSGFFGVTEPAIYGITLPLKTPFIMSCIGSAAGGAIIAMTGAALYSAGPLGVFKIPTFIHPENGIDGGFWGMMISIIVAFAVAFVLTYFFGRISQKENTEAVVGDGKMQEDVYDEELVEGDVNNADTETTVQNENILSPANGDIIPLSSIQDEVFSSEAMGKGVAIHPNEGRMYAPANGLVTTLFKTKHAIGIKTDNGAEVLIHIGMDTVQLDGEFFEAHIEQGDKVKAGDLLVEFDINKIEEAGYSVTTPIVITNTNEYDRVETVSDDTITKEDVLIITKV, encoded by the coding sequence ATGAAGTATGAGCAATTAGCTAAAGACATTATTGATTTAGTTGGTGGCACAGAAAACGTAAATAGCGTAACACACTGCGTTACAAGACTTCGTTTCAGATTAAAGGACCACGATAAAGCAGATAAAAAGGCGTTAGAAGATCACGAAGATGTAGTAACTGTTCGGGAAAGTTCAGGGCAATTCCAAGTAGTAATCGGTAACCATGTTCCTGAAGTTTACAAAGCGGTAGTTACTGAAGGTGGATTTGAAAATGAGAAACAAGAAGATAACAATGATGAGAAAGATGAAAAGAAAAAGGGACCACTCTCTAGTTTCATAGATATTATCTCTAATATCTTCTTGCCAGTTCTCCCTTTGCTTATGGCCACAGGTATTATAAAAGGGTTTAACTCAATGTTCGTCGCTCTGGGTTGGTTAGAAAATACTAGCGGTACTTATCAAATACTGAATGTTATTGGAGATGGGTTCTTCACATTCTTACCTATTTTCTTGGGTTATACAGCGATGAAAAAATTTGGTGGCACACCATTCCTTGGTATGGCAATTGCTGCTGCACTTGTTCACCCAAGCCTCGCAGCAATTGGAGAAAGCGAACCATTTATGACATTATTCAGCGGTACGGTATTAGAGTCACCAGTACAAGTGTCATTCTTAGGGATTCCAATTATTTTAATGAGTTATACGGCTTCTGTCGTACCGATAATTCTATCCACTTACTTTGCGGCTAAAGTTGAACGCTGGTTTGCATCGATTATTCCACAAGTGGTTAAATCATTTATCGTACCATTCTTAACATTGCTTATCATTGTACCCTTAACATTTATCATTATTGGTCCAATCGCTACATGGTTAGCACAATCCATAGGATTCGCAATTCAAACAGGCTATGAATTCGTCCCACTCGTTGCGGGCATAATTGTTGGTGGATTCTGGCAAGTATTAGTCATTTTCGGTGTCCATTGGGGAATTATTCCGATTTACTATAATAACTTAGCAGTTCAAGGGTATGACATGCTAATAGCAATGACATTTGCTGCATCCTTTGCACAAATCGGTGCAGTGCTTGCTGTTTGGATAAGAACCAAGAATAAAAAACTAAAAAGACTTAGTCTCCCTGCCTTTGTATCAGGCTTCTTTGGTGTAACAGAACCTGCGATTTATGGTATTACACTACCACTTAAAACACCATTCATTATGAGTTGTATTGGATCCGCTGCAGGTGGTGCAATTATTGCAATGACAGGGGCAGCGCTTTATAGTGCAGGACCTTTGGGCGTATTTAAAATCCCGACATTCATCCACCCAGAAAACGGAATTGATGGTGGGTTCTGGGGCATGATGATTTCAATCATTGTTGCATTTGCCGTTGCCTTCGTATTAACATACTTCTTCGGTCGAATTAGTCAAAAAGAAAATACGGAAGCGGTAGTCGGTGATGGGAAAATGCAAGAGGATGTCTATGATGAAGAATTGGTTGAAGGTGATGTGAACAACGCTGATACAGAGACAACTGTACAAAATGAAAATATTTTAAGCCCTGCAAATGGTGATATCATTCCATTATCGTCCATTCAAGATGAGGTGTTTTCTTCAGAAGCAATGGGTAAAGGTGTCGCGATTCATCCAAATGAAGGCCGAATGTACGCACCTGCAAACGGTTTAGTTACAACTCTCTTTAAAACAAAACACGCAATAGGAATTAAAACAGACAATGGTGCAGAAGTTCTTATCCATATTGGGATGGATACAGTTCAATTAGACGGAGAATTCTTCGAAGCACACATCGAACAAGGTGATAAAGTTAAAGCAGGAGATTTGCTAGTTGAATTTGATATTAATAAAATTGAAGAGGCAGGATATTCCGTCACAACACCAATTGTCATTACTAATACAAATGAGTATGATCGGGTTGAAACCGTATCTGATGATACGATAACGAAAGAAGATGTATTAATTATTACTAAAGTTTAA
- the ahpC gene encoding alkyl hydroperoxide reductase subunit C translates to MSLIGKEIQAFTAQAYNSGNGEFIEITDENLKGQWSVVCFYPADFTFVCPTELEDLQSHYAELKKLGVEVYSVSTDTHFTHKAWHDHSDAISKLEYIMIGDPSQKISRNFDVLDEEAGLAQRGTFIIDPDGVVQAAEINADGIGRDASTLVGKIKAAQYVRNNPGEVCPAKWEEGSETLKPSLDLVGKI, encoded by the coding sequence ATGTCTCTAATTGGAAAAGAAATTCAAGCCTTCACAGCACAAGCTTACAATAGCGGTAACGGTGAATTCATCGAAATTACCGATGAAAATTTAAAAGGTCAGTGGAGTGTTGTTTGCTTCTATCCAGCAGACTTTACTTTCGTTTGTCCAACTGAACTTGAAGACCTTCAAAGCCACTACGCAGAATTGAAAAAATTAGGAGTTGAAGTATATTCTGTATCAACAGATACTCACTTCACACACAAAGCATGGCATGATCATTCAGATGCGATCAGCAAGCTTGAATACATAATGATCGGTGACCCTTCACAAAAAATCTCCAGAAACTTTGATGTCCTAGATGAAGAAGCAGGTCTTGCACAACGTGGTACATTTATCATTGACCCAGATGGCGTTGTCCAAGCAGCGGAAATTAACGCTGACGGTATTGGCCGTGACGCAAGCACACTTGTTGGAAAAATTAAAGCAGCACAATACGTACGCAACAACCCTGGTGAAGTTTGCCCAGCAAAATGGGAAGAAGGCTCAGAAACACTTAAACCAAGCCTTGATCTTGTAGGAAAAATATAA
- a CDS encoding MurR/RpiR family transcriptional regulator — MFTQEMVASFNELETSLYNYISQHADKVAYMRIRELADETHVSTATILRFCRKINCEGFSEFKVKLKMHLEGNKKTVLKGSQHSVMEFFERTLKGNIEENIRKAASLVVKADSVIFIGTGSSGILAEYGARYFSSLGKFSMYIKDPLFPIHSKLRYNSATIALSVSGETNFTVTHLNQLKQEDSKIISITNHKHSTIAKISDVNIPYYVTEEWYEGANITTQVPVLYILESMAREMYKLNT, encoded by the coding sequence ATGTTTACACAGGAAATGGTTGCTTCATTTAATGAGTTAGAAACTTCTTTATACAACTATATTAGTCAACATGCTGATAAGGTCGCTTATATGCGAATCCGCGAACTGGCAGATGAGACCCATGTATCAACCGCAACGATTCTGCGTTTTTGCAGAAAAATAAATTGCGAGGGTTTCTCAGAATTTAAAGTAAAGCTTAAAATGCATTTAGAGGGAAATAAGAAGACAGTACTAAAAGGGTCTCAGCATTCCGTGATGGAATTTTTTGAACGCACATTAAAGGGAAATATAGAAGAGAATATAAGGAAGGCTGCAAGTCTAGTTGTTAAAGCAGATAGTGTCATTTTCATTGGAACTGGAAGCTCCGGTATTCTTGCTGAATATGGTGCAAGATATTTCTCAAGTCTAGGTAAATTTTCAATGTATATTAAAGATCCGCTCTTTCCGATTCACTCTAAATTACGTTACAACAGTGCAACAATTGCTTTATCTGTCTCTGGAGAAACTAATTTTACAGTCACACACCTGAATCAGCTGAAACAAGAGGACAGCAAGATTATTAGTATTACTAACCATAAACACTCAACCATTGCAAAAATATCGGATGTAAATATCCCCTATTATGTAACGGAGGAGTGGTATGAAGGCGCCAATATAACGACACAAGTGCCCGTACTTTATATTTTAGAATCAATGGCTCGTGAAATGTATAAACTAAATACATAA
- the ahpF gene encoding alkyl hydroperoxide reductase subunit F, which produces MLLDADIKAQLAQYLQLMEGDVLIKVSTGNDDVSRDMLTLVEELAAMSSNIKIEHTLLERTPSFSVNRIGENTGITFAGIPLGHEFTSLVLALLQVSGRAPKVDQKAIGQIKNINEDYHFESYISLTCQNCPEVVQALNVMSVLNPRISHTMIDGAAYKEEAESKNIMAVPTVFLNGEEFGGGRMTVEEILAKLGNGPDASEFADKDPYDVLVIGGGPGGASAAIYAARKGIRTGIVAERFGGQILDTASIENFISVNRTEGPRLAANLEEHVKDYNIDVMNLQRAARLEKKDMIEIELENGAVLKSKSVILATGARWRNIGVPGEAEFKNKGVAYCPHCDGPLFEGKDVAVIGGGNSGVEAAIDLAGIVNHVTVLEYASELKADSVLQDRLHSLPNVTVVKNAQTKEITGTDNVNGITYVERQSGEEKHIELSGVFVQIGLVPNTDWLGDAVERNKFGEIVIDARGATSVPGVFAAGDCTTEPFKQIIISMGSAATAALSAFDYLVRN; this is translated from the coding sequence ATGTTACTAGATGCGGATATTAAAGCACAGTTAGCGCAATATCTCCAATTGATGGAGGGCGACGTACTAATCAAAGTTAGCACTGGAAACGACGATGTTTCTCGTGACATGCTGACACTGGTAGAAGAGTTAGCGGCAATGTCATCGAACATCAAAATTGAACACACGTTGTTAGAAAGAACACCGAGCTTTAGTGTCAACCGTATTGGTGAAAATACTGGCATTACATTTGCTGGTATCCCGCTTGGGCATGAGTTCACATCTTTAGTTCTTGCATTACTTCAAGTTAGTGGAAGAGCTCCAAAAGTCGACCAAAAAGCAATCGGCCAAATTAAGAACATTAATGAAGATTATCACTTTGAATCATACATCAGTTTAACTTGCCAAAACTGCCCAGAAGTTGTCCAAGCATTGAACGTGATGAGTGTATTAAACCCACGTATCTCTCATACCATGATTGATGGTGCAGCTTACAAAGAAGAAGCTGAATCGAAAAACATTATGGCAGTTCCTACTGTGTTCTTAAACGGGGAGGAATTTGGCGGTGGCCGGATGACTGTTGAAGAAATCCTTGCCAAACTAGGAAACGGCCCAGATGCATCTGAATTCGCTGATAAAGATCCGTATGATGTACTTGTTATCGGTGGCGGACCAGGTGGAGCAAGTGCCGCTATTTATGCAGCACGTAAAGGTATCCGCACAGGTATTGTTGCTGAACGTTTCGGTGGTCAAATTTTAGACACAGCAAGCATCGAAAACTTTATCAGTGTAAACCGTACAGAAGGGCCTAGGCTTGCAGCAAACCTTGAAGAGCATGTCAAAGATTATAATATTGATGTCATGAATTTGCAGCGTGCGGCTCGTTTAGAAAAGAAAGATATGATTGAAATCGAGCTGGAAAACGGTGCTGTTCTAAAGAGTAAATCCGTTATCCTTGCTACAGGAGCTCGTTGGCGCAATATTGGCGTTCCTGGTGAAGCAGAATTCAAGAATAAAGGGGTAGCATACTGCCCACACTGTGATGGTCCATTATTTGAAGGTAAAGATGTAGCGGTTATCGGTGGCGGTAACTCCGGTGTTGAAGCAGCCATTGACCTTGCTGGAATTGTGAATCACGTAACAGTTCTTGAATATGCGTCAGAACTAAAAGCTGATTCAGTGCTTCAGGACCGTCTCCACAGCCTGCCGAATGTCACGGTGGTTAAAAATGCGCAAACAAAAGAAATTACCGGAACAGACAACGTAAACGGTATTACGTATGTTGAGCGCCAATCAGGTGAAGAGAAGCATATTGAATTATCTGGTGTATTCGTTCAAATCGGTCTAGTACCAAACACAGATTGGTTAGGCGATGCCGTTGAACGTAATAAATTTGGCGAAATCGTAATTGATGCTCGTGGCGCTACAAGCGTCCCAGGCGTATTTGCTGCTGGTGATTGTACAACAGAACCATTTAAGCAAATTATTATTTCCATGGGATCAGCTGCAACAGCGGCATTGAGTGCTTTTGATTATCTTGTAAGAAATTAA
- a CDS encoding 6-phospho-beta-glucosidase has translation MTNNIKFPKGFLWGGAVAANQVEGAYLEDGKGLTNVDLLPTGSKRRKIMEGYIESLKPNSEDFYPSHEAIDFYHNYKEDIALFAEMGFKSFRLSISWARIFPNGDDETPNEAGLQFYDDLFDELLKHNIEPIVTIAHFDVPVSLIERFNSWESRKLVDLFEKYSITIFERYKEKVKYWMTFNEINMLLHLPFMGAGIVLKEGENRDQVLYQAAHHQLVASAKAVKACHEIIPDAQIGCMLAAGMFYPYTSNPDDIFKAMEKDRESFFFIDVQSRGEYPGYAKRFFIDNNLTIEMEPEDEKILKDHTVDYIGFSYYSTRTTSTDPEVLKNSTSGNVFGSVSNPYVSKSEWGWTIDPKGFRITANQLYDRYQKPLFVVENGLGAKDEPNADGTINDDYRIDYLKKHIAEMGEAIEDGVDIIGYTSWGPIDIVSASTGEMKKRYGYIYVDRDNEGNGTLKRTKKKSFHWYKNVIASNGEEL, from the coding sequence ATGACTAATAATATAAAATTTCCAAAAGGTTTTTTATGGGGTGGCGCTGTTGCCGCCAACCAAGTAGAAGGAGCTTATCTTGAAGATGGGAAAGGACTCACAAACGTTGACTTGCTCCCAACTGGATCTAAAAGAAGGAAAATAATGGAGGGGTATATCGAGAGTTTAAAACCTAACTCTGAAGACTTCTACCCTAGTCATGAAGCTATTGATTTTTATCACAACTATAAAGAAGACATAGCATTATTCGCGGAGATGGGCTTTAAATCATTTAGACTCTCTATCTCATGGGCAAGAATTTTCCCAAATGGAGATGATGAGACCCCTAATGAAGCGGGTCTTCAATTTTATGATGATTTGTTTGATGAGTTACTTAAACACAATATTGAACCCATTGTAACAATCGCACATTTCGACGTACCTGTATCACTTATCGAACGATTTAATAGTTGGGAAAGCAGAAAGCTCGTTGATTTATTTGAAAAATACTCCATTACCATTTTCGAGAGATATAAAGAAAAAGTAAAATACTGGATGACATTCAATGAAATCAATATGCTACTACATCTTCCATTCATGGGAGCGGGCATTGTACTTAAAGAAGGAGAAAATCGTGATCAAGTACTCTACCAAGCTGCGCATCATCAACTTGTTGCAAGTGCCAAAGCTGTAAAAGCATGTCATGAGATTATTCCAGATGCACAAATCGGTTGCATGTTAGCTGCGGGTATGTTTTATCCATATACGAGCAATCCGGATGATATTTTTAAAGCAATGGAAAAAGATCGTGAATCTTTCTTCTTCATTGATGTTCAGTCACGAGGTGAATATCCGGGCTATGCTAAACGTTTCTTTATAGACAACAATCTGACAATAGAGATGGAACCGGAAGATGAAAAAATACTAAAAGACCATACTGTTGATTATATTGGGTTTAGTTATTATTCCACTCGGACAACGAGTACGGACCCAGAAGTTCTTAAAAATTCTACAAGCGGTAATGTCTTTGGATCTGTTTCTAATCCTTATGTTTCTAAGTCAGAATGGGGATGGACAATTGATCCAAAAGGATTCCGTATTACAGCGAACCAGCTTTATGATCGCTATCAAAAACCACTATTCGTTGTGGAAAATGGACTAGGTGCGAAGGATGAACCAAATGCTGACGGTACCATCAACGATGACTACCGAATTGATTATTTGAAAAAGCATATTGCTGAAATGGGCGAAGCAATAGAGGATGGAGTCGACATTATCGGCTACACAAGCTGGGGCCCAATTGATATCGTCAGTGCGTCCACCGGCGAAATGAAAAAGCGCTACGGCTATATTTATGTTGACAGAGATAATGAAGGAAATGGAACATTAAAGCGTACGAAAAAGAAAAGCTTTCATTGGTATAAAAATGTTATTGCATCAAATGGTGAAGAATTATAA
- a CDS encoding 6-phospho-beta-glucosidase: MSKGIKIATIGGGSSYTPELVEGFIKRYDEFPVKELWLVDIEAGKEKLEIVGNLAKRMIEKAGLPIDVHLTLDRRAALKNADFVTTQFRVGLLDARAKDESIPLKYGVLGQETNGPGGLFKGLRTIPVILDICKDMEELCPDAWLINFTNPAGMVTEAVLRYSNIKKVVGLCNVPIGMEMGVAKLLDVDHSRIRIDFAGLNHMVYGLDVYVDGESVKEEVIKKLSNPENSSFVKNIDGMGWEPEFIQALGAITCPYHMYYYKSKEMLDKAIESSKEEGTRAEVVQQLERELFELYKDENLDIKPPQLEERGGAYYSDAAVRLITSIYNDKRDIQPVNTMNRGAIASIPDESAVEISCVITKDGPIPLAVEDLPVAVRGLVQQIKSFERIGAEAAVTGDYNKAVLALTINPLTPSDAIAKQIVDDMMEAHKAHLPQFFQNEKVIQ, encoded by the coding sequence ATGTCAAAAGGTATTAAAATTGCAACAATTGGTGGGGGATCCAGCTATACCCCTGAATTAGTAGAAGGATTTATAAAAAGATATGATGAATTCCCAGTTAAAGAGTTATGGTTAGTAGATATTGAAGCAGGAAAAGAAAAGTTAGAAATCGTTGGAAATCTTGCGAAAAGAATGATTGAAAAAGCGGGTCTTCCAATTGATGTTCATTTAACACTGGATCGAAGAGCGGCTTTAAAGAATGCTGATTTTGTTACAACGCAATTTCGTGTAGGATTGCTGGATGCTCGAGCAAAAGATGAAAGTATTCCGTTGAAATACGGGGTTCTTGGACAGGAGACGAATGGACCTGGTGGTTTGTTTAAAGGATTACGTACAATCCCTGTTATTTTGGATATTTGTAAGGACATGGAAGAATTATGTCCAGATGCATGGTTAATCAACTTTACGAATCCTGCTGGCATGGTAACCGAAGCCGTGTTACGCTACTCGAACATCAAAAAAGTCGTTGGATTGTGCAATGTGCCGATTGGAATGGAAATGGGCGTTGCCAAATTATTGGATGTCGATCATTCACGAATCCGAATTGACTTTGCCGGACTAAATCACATGGTCTACGGGTTAGATGTCTATGTGGATGGAGAAAGTGTAAAAGAAGAAGTTATTAAGAAATTGTCAAATCCAGAAAATAGCAGTTTTGTTAAAAACATTGATGGAATGGGCTGGGAGCCTGAATTTATTCAAGCACTAGGTGCTATAACATGCCCATACCATATGTATTACTACAAATCGAAGGAAATGCTGGATAAGGCGATAGAAAGCTCTAAGGAAGAGGGTACCCGTGCAGAAGTTGTCCAACAGTTGGAGCGAGAATTATTCGAGCTGTATAAAGATGAAAATCTTGATATCAAACCACCGCAATTAGAAGAACGTGGTGGAGCATATTATTCGGATGCTGCTGTTCGCTTAATTACATCCATTTATAATGACAAACGTGACATTCAACCAGTAAACACGATGAATCGTGGTGCAATTGCCAGTATTCCAGATGAATCAGCAGTTGAAATCAGCTGTGTTATTACTAAGGACGGTCCAATTCCGCTTGCGGTAGAAGATTTGCCTGTTGCTGTCCGTGGTCTTGTTCAGCAAATTAAATCATTTGAGCGTATTGGAGCAGAGGCGGCTGTAACAGGTGATTACAATAAAGCAGTGCTTGCTTTAACAATTAACCCATTAACACCAAGTGATGCAATTGCGAAACAAATTGTAGATGATATGATGGAAGCACATAAAGCGCACCTTCCACAATTTTTCCAAAACGAAAAAGTAATACAATAG
- a CDS encoding hexameric tyrosine-coordinated heme protein encodes MSDWLKSLKTPTPQKGYELAITLAREGVVYTQPSEAIRKKLRKKYANNADSLIMVSEVIAIHFQTVAAANNYWK; translated from the coding sequence ATGAGTGACTGGCTGAAAAGCTTAAAAACGCCAACACCGCAAAAAGGATATGAGTTAGCGATAACATTAGCAAGGGAAGGCGTTGTTTATACACAGCCTTCAGAAGCAATTAGGAAGAAGTTGCGAAAAAAGTATGCGAACAATGCGGATAGTCTTATCATGGTGTCAGAGGTTATCGCGATTCATTTTCAAACTGTAGCTGCTGCGAATAATTATTGGAAGTAA